One window of the Mycobacterium haemophilum DSM 44634 genome contains the following:
- a CDS encoding thioredoxin domain-containing protein, translating into MTPADSSRANTLGLAASPYLRQHADNPVHWQQWTPRAQADAAARDVPILLSVGYAACHWCHVMAHESFEDDEVAAAMNAGFVCVKVDREERPDIDAVYMNATVALTGQGGWPMTCFLTPDGRPFFCGTYYPKAAFLQLLSAISDTWRDRRADVEEASDHIAGELRSMAGAFGALPGPPDGGSAVTSTLCDHAVAAVLRDQDTVRGGFGGAPKFPPSALLEALLRSYERTGSPAVLQAVARTGSAMARGGIYDQLAGGFARYSVDDAWVVPHFEKMLYDNALLLRAYAHWARRTGDQLARRVATQTARFLLDELRSNVGAGMFTSSLDADADGREGSTYVWTPAQLTEVLGAEDGRWAADVFAVTGSGTFEHGTSVLQLHGDPDPQRLQRIRTALLAARGTRAQPGRDDKVVAAWNGLTITALTEASVALQKPELARAARDCATALLDLHMVDGRLRRTSLGGVVGDSAAILEDHAMLATGLLALYQLTSDKVWLATATDLLDTAMRHFADAAHPGRWFDTADDAEQLMLRPADPQDGATPSGASSITEALLTAAHLTDGARAERYLLAAGNTLSAHSVLLARAPRSAGHWLAVAESVVRGPLQIAVACNPSEPEQSSLLADARRLAPGGAIVVGGEMNSSTLLAGRDRVNGSDAAYVCRGRTCDLPVTSEVELAAALGAPGSFASRA; encoded by the coding sequence ATGACCCCGGCTGATTCGTCCCGCGCAAATACCCTGGGCCTGGCCGCCAGCCCATATTTGCGCCAGCATGCCGACAACCCGGTGCATTGGCAGCAATGGACGCCACGGGCACAGGCAGACGCCGCTGCGCGCGATGTGCCGATCCTGTTGTCCGTCGGCTACGCCGCGTGTCACTGGTGCCATGTCATGGCGCACGAATCGTTCGAGGACGACGAGGTGGCCGCCGCGATGAACGCGGGATTCGTCTGTGTCAAAGTCGACCGCGAGGAACGGCCCGACATCGACGCGGTCTACATGAACGCCACCGTCGCGCTCACCGGACAGGGTGGCTGGCCGATGACATGTTTTCTGACGCCCGACGGCCGACCGTTTTTCTGCGGCACTTACTATCCGAAAGCCGCTTTCTTACAGCTTCTTTCGGCTATTTCCGACACCTGGCGGGACCGCCGCGCCGACGTCGAGGAGGCGTCCGACCACATCGCCGGCGAGTTACGCTCGATGGCCGGGGCATTTGGAGCGCTCCCGGGGCCGCCCGACGGCGGTTCGGCGGTGACGTCGACGCTGTGCGACCACGCCGTGGCAGCCGTGCTGCGCGACCAGGACACCGTTCGTGGTGGTTTCGGCGGAGCGCCCAAGTTCCCGCCGTCGGCGCTGCTGGAGGCGCTGCTGCGAAGCTATGAGCGCACCGGGTCGCCGGCCGTGCTACAGGCGGTCGCACGTACCGGCAGCGCGATGGCCCGCGGCGGCATCTACGACCAACTCGCCGGCGGGTTCGCCCGGTACAGCGTCGACGACGCCTGGGTGGTGCCACATTTCGAGAAGATGCTGTATGACAACGCGCTACTGCTGCGCGCATACGCACACTGGGCCCGTCGTACCGGAGACCAGCTAGCTCGCCGGGTCGCCACGCAGACCGCCCGTTTTCTGCTCGACGAGCTGCGCTCCAACGTCGGAGCGGGAATGTTCACTTCGTCGCTGGATGCTGACGCCGACGGTCGCGAGGGTTCGACCTATGTTTGGACGCCGGCGCAGCTGACTGAGGTGCTCGGCGCCGAAGACGGCCGTTGGGCCGCGGACGTTTTCGCCGTCACCGGGTCCGGCACCTTCGAACACGGGACGTCGGTGCTGCAGTTGCATGGGGATCCGGATCCGCAACGACTGCAACGGATCCGGACCGCGCTGTTGGCTGCGCGGGGAACCCGCGCCCAACCCGGCCGCGATGACAAGGTCGTCGCGGCCTGGAACGGGCTGACGATCACCGCTTTGACCGAGGCCAGTGTGGCCTTGCAAAAACCCGAGTTGGCGCGAGCCGCGCGGGACTGCGCGACGGCGTTGCTGGACCTGCATATGGTCGACGGCCGGCTGCGGCGGACCAGCCTGGGCGGGGTGGTCGGTGACAGTGCCGCGATCCTGGAAGACCATGCGATGTTGGCCACCGGACTGCTGGCGCTCTACCAGCTGACCTCCGACAAGGTCTGGCTGGCGACGGCGACCGACCTGCTCGACACCGCGATGCGGCACTTTGCCGACGCAGCGCACCCTGGCCGCTGGTTCGACACCGCCGACGACGCCGAGCAGCTGATGCTGCGGCCTGCCGATCCGCAGGATGGGGCGACGCCGTCGGGGGCATCGTCGATCACCGAAGCGCTGCTGACCGCTGCGCACCTGACCGATGGTGCGCGCGCCGAGCGCTATTTGCTGGCCGCGGGTAACACGCTGAGCGCGCATTCGGTGTTGCTGGCGCGTGCGCCGCGCTCAGCCGGGCATTGGCTGGCCGTGGCCGAATCCGTGGTGCGCGGACCGCTGCAGATCGCGGTCGCCTGTAACCCCTCAGAACCCGAGCAGTCATCTCTGCTGGCTGACGCGCGCCGGCTGGCACCGGGCGGGGCGATCGTCGTGGGCGGCGAGATGAACTCGTCAACGCTGCTGGCTGGACGGGACCGCGTGAATGGTTCTGACGCCGCCTACGTGTGCCGCGGCCGGACCTGCGATCTGCCGGTGACCAGCGAAGTCGAACTCGCGGCGGCCCTGGGTGCGCCCGGATCGTTTGCATCGCGAGCGTGA
- the mca gene encoding mycothiol conjugate amidase Mca, giving the protein MSELRLMAVHAHPDDESSKGAATLARYADEGHRVLVVTLTGGERGEILNPAMDLPDVHGHIAEIRRDEMAKAAEILGVEHTWLGFIDSGLPKGDPPPPLPDDCFALMPLEVCTEALVRVIREFRPHVMTTYDENGGYPHPDHIRCHQVSIDAYEAACDYRRFGDAGEPWTVSKLYYNHGFLRARMQVLHDEFAKHGQIGPFDKWLAQWDPEHDPFESRVTTRVECSAYFSQRDDALRAHATQIDPKAEFFAAPISWQQRLWPTEEFELARSRVPTRVPEHDLFAGIEADG; this is encoded by the coding sequence GTGAGCGAACTGCGGTTGATGGCGGTACACGCCCACCCTGACGACGAGTCCAGCAAGGGCGCTGCCACTCTCGCCCGCTACGCTGACGAGGGTCATCGGGTGCTGGTGGTGACGTTGACCGGCGGCGAGCGCGGCGAAATTCTCAACCCGGCGATGGACCTACCCGATGTACATGGACATATCGCCGAAATCCGCCGCGACGAGATGGCGAAGGCAGCCGAGATCCTCGGGGTTGAGCACACCTGGCTGGGCTTCATCGACTCTGGCCTCCCCAAGGGCGACCCGCCGCCCCCGCTGCCCGACGACTGCTTTGCGCTGATGCCGCTGGAAGTATGCACCGAGGCGTTGGTGCGGGTGATTCGTGAGTTTCGTCCGCACGTGATGACCACCTACGACGAGAATGGCGGGTACCCGCATCCCGACCACATTCGCTGCCACCAGGTTTCGATCGATGCCTACGAGGCGGCCTGCGACTATCGGCGTTTCGGCGACGCCGGCGAGCCGTGGACGGTGTCCAAGCTGTACTACAACCACGGCTTTCTGCGGGCGCGGATGCAGGTGCTGCACGACGAATTCGCCAAGCATGGCCAAATTGGTCCATTCGACAAGTGGCTCGCGCAGTGGGACCCCGAGCACGACCCGTTTGAGTCCCGGGTGACGACGCGCGTCGAGTGCTCGGCGTATTTCAGCCAGCGCGACGACGCGTTGCGGGCGCACGCCACCCAGATCGACCCCAAAGCCGAATTTTTCGCGGCGCCGATCTCCTGGCAGCAGCGGCTCTGGCCGACCGAGGAATTCGAGTTGGCACGCTCGCGGGTCCCCACCCGGGTGCCGGAGCACGACTTGTTCGCCGGAATCGAGGCAGACGGGTGA
- a CDS encoding DUF4307 domain-containing protein produces MNPAALPLPETRYGRPRLSAKSRRRGVIALAVLAVTAGTAIAVIGYQRLGTSDVAGSLAGYQVIDDETVLVTISVTRSDPSRPVDCIVRVRSKDGSETGRREVLVAPSEATTVQVTTTVKSARPPVMADIYGCGTDVPGYLRPA; encoded by the coding sequence ATGAACCCAGCTGCCCTCCCGCTTCCCGAGACCCGTTACGGACGTCCCCGACTGTCCGCCAAATCGCGGCGCCGCGGCGTCATCGCCCTGGCCGTGTTGGCCGTCACTGCCGGCACCGCCATCGCTGTCATCGGCTACCAACGGCTCGGCACCAGCGACGTCGCGGGCTCGCTGGCCGGCTACCAAGTGATCGACGACGAGACGGTGTTGGTGACGATCAGCGTGACGCGCTCCGACCCGTCGCGTCCGGTGGATTGCATTGTGCGGGTTCGGTCCAAAGACGGCAGCGAGACAGGTAGGCGTGAGGTGCTGGTCGCGCCATCCGAGGCGACCACGGTGCAGGTGACGACGACGGTCAAATCCGCCCGACCACCGGTGATGGCCGATATCTATGGCTGCGGCACCGACGTGCCGGGATACCTGCGCCCAGCCTGA
- the greA gene encoding transcription elongation factor GreA, with product MTDTQVTWLTQESHDRLKAELDQLIANRPVIAAEINDRREEGDLRENGGYHAAREEQGQQEARIRQLQDLLNNAKVGEAPKQSGVALPGSVVKVYYNGDKSDTETFLIATRQEGVNEGKLEVYSPNSPLGGALIDAKVGETRSYTVPNGNTVKVTLVSAEPYHS from the coding sequence ATGACGGATACTCAGGTGACCTGGTTGACCCAGGAGTCACATGACCGACTCAAGGCCGAGCTCGACCAGTTGATCGCGAATCGTCCGGTCATCGCCGCGGAAATCAACGACCGCCGCGAGGAGGGTGACCTGCGCGAGAACGGCGGATATCACGCCGCCCGCGAGGAGCAGGGCCAGCAGGAAGCCCGCATTCGCCAACTGCAGGACCTGCTCAACAACGCGAAGGTCGGCGAAGCACCCAAGCAGTCCGGCGTGGCGCTGCCCGGCTCGGTGGTCAAGGTCTACTACAACGGCGACAAGTCCGACACCGAGACATTCCTCATCGCCACTCGCCAGGAGGGCGTCAACGAGGGCAAGCTCGAGGTGTACTCACCAAACTCACCACTGGGTGGCGCCCTGATCGACGCCAAGGTGGGTGAGACCCGCAGCTACACCGTGCCCAACGGCAACACCGTCAAGGTGACGTTGGTCAGCGCGGAGCCGTATCACTCGTAA
- a CDS encoding cystathionine gamma-synthase has protein sequence MSEDHQGHHGSIGLATKAIHAGYRPDPATGAVNAPIYASSTFAQDGVGGLRGGFEYARTGNPTRAALEASLAAVEDGAFARAFSSGMAASDCALRAMLRPGDHVVIPDDAYGGTFRLIDKVFTQWNVAYTPVPLPDLDAVRAAITPRTRLIWVETPTNPLLSIADIAAIAEVGRKNSAKVLVDNTFASPALQQPLTLGADVVLHSTTKYIGGHSDVVGGALVTNDDELDQAFGFLQNGAGAVPSPFDAYLTMRGLKTLVLRMQRHNENAIAVAEFLAGHPSVSAVLYPGLPSHPGHEVAARQMRGFGGMVSLRMRAGRQAAQDLCARTKVFILAESLGGVESLIEHPSAMTHASTAGSQLEVPDDLVRLSVGIEDVDDLLGDLEQALNQLRRL, from the coding sequence ATGAGCGAAGATCACCAGGGACACCACGGCAGCATCGGACTAGCCACCAAAGCTATCCATGCTGGCTATCGCCCGGATCCGGCAACCGGGGCGGTGAACGCCCCGATTTATGCCAGCAGCACGTTTGCCCAAGACGGCGTCGGCGGGTTGCGCGGCGGATTCGAATACGCACGCACCGGCAACCCGACTCGCGCCGCTTTGGAGGCATCCCTGGCCGCGGTCGAAGACGGCGCTTTCGCGCGGGCCTTCAGTTCCGGGATGGCCGCAAGCGACTGTGCTTTGCGGGCAATGCTGCGACCGGGCGACCACGTGGTCATCCCGGACGACGCCTACGGCGGCACCTTCCGGCTGATCGACAAGGTCTTTACCCAATGGAACGTCGCCTACACGCCGGTACCGCTACCTGACCTTGACGCGGTCCGCGCCGCGATCACGCCACGGACCCGGCTGATATGGGTGGAAACACCGACCAATCCGTTGCTGTCCATCGCCGACATCGCGGCCATTGCCGAGGTCGGCCGGAAAAATTCGGCAAAGGTGTTGGTGGACAACACCTTTGCGTCACCCGCGCTGCAACAGCCGCTGACGCTGGGGGCGGATGTCGTGTTGCATTCGACCACCAAATACATCGGTGGCCACTCCGACGTGGTGGGCGGCGCCCTGGTCACCAACGACGACGAGCTGGACCAGGCTTTCGGCTTCCTGCAGAACGGAGCCGGAGCGGTGCCAAGCCCGTTCGACGCGTACCTCACGATGCGCGGCTTGAAGACGTTAGTGCTGCGGATGCAGCGGCACAACGAAAACGCCATTGCGGTAGCAGAATTCCTGGCCGGGCATCCCTCGGTGAGCGCCGTGCTGTATCCGGGCTTGCCCAGCCATCCCGGCCATGAGGTCGCCGCACGGCAGATGCGTGGCTTCGGCGGCATGGTTTCGCTGCGGATGCGTGCCGGCCGGCAAGCCGCCCAGGATCTGTGCGCCCGCACCAAGGTGTTTATCTTGGCTGAATCCTTGGGTGGGGTGGAGTCGCTGATCGAGCATCCCAGCGCCATGACGCACGCGTCGACGGCCGGATCGCAGCTGGAAGTCCCCGACGACCTGGTGCGGCTTTCGGTCGGCATTGAGGATGTCGACGACCTGCTGGGTGACCTCGAGCAGGCGCTGAACCAACTGCGCCGACTGTGA